One genomic segment of Hymenobacter psoromatis includes these proteins:
- a CDS encoding RNA polymerase sigma factor — translation MALSLSLLDTPTPPAYHSDGHAAVADAELVAQLREGSEAAFRTLVARYKDRIYATVYSLLRSAEEAEDVAQEVFVEVYQTVAQFRGEASLSTWLYRLATSRALQHRRRGKARKRFAYFTSLLGFDNQVLHEPPDHAHPLALLEGQQQLALLLHHIGRLPGPQQVAFTLRHEQELSYQEIAAVLDTTVSAVESLLFRARQTLRRYLQPPATHV, via the coding sequence ATGGCGCTTAGCCTCTCGCTACTTGATACCCCCACGCCGCCAGCTTACCATTCCGATGGGCACGCCGCTGTGGCCGATGCCGAGCTAGTGGCGCAGCTCCGCGAAGGTAGCGAGGCGGCATTTCGCACCCTGGTAGCGCGCTACAAGGACCGGATTTATGCCACGGTTTATTCCCTGCTGCGGTCGGCGGAGGAGGCTGAGGATGTGGCGCAGGAGGTGTTTGTGGAAGTATACCAAACGGTAGCGCAGTTTCGGGGCGAGGCTAGCTTGAGCACCTGGCTCTACCGGCTGGCCACGTCGCGGGCCTTGCAGCACCGCCGCCGCGGGAAGGCCCGCAAGCGCTTTGCTTATTTCACCAGCCTGCTGGGCTTTGACAACCAAGTGCTGCACGAGCCGCCCGACCACGCGCACCCGCTGGCGCTGCTAGAAGGCCAGCAGCAGCTGGCTTTATTGCTGCACCACATTGGCCGCCTGCCCGGCCCCCAACAGGTGGCTTTCACTCTGCGCCACGAGCAGGAGCTTAGCTACCAGGAAATAGCCGCCGTGCTCGATACCACAGTTTCGGCGGTCGAATCCCTCCTGTTTCGGGCACGGCAGACGTTGCGGCGATACCTTCAACCCCCTGCTACCCATGTCTAA
- a CDS encoding glycoside hydrolase family 130 protein yields MPTHHARNLAAAATLALAALLGCTKADSSQATAAVTSTSWPLLGFVKADSLNPIMGPSAVGVFLDPILKQPVHWEEKDVFNPAVVVKDNKVYMLYRAENLVGTIGKASRIGLAVSTDGLHFVRQLQPVLYPDNDAQKKYEWPGGTEDPRVVEGDDHRYYMTYTAYDGTLARLHVATSPDLVHWTKYGNAFAQAYGGKYLDKWSKSGSIVSRYEDDGRIVAAKINGKYWMYWGDAQIWLATSDDLIHWTPVEMAAGEKPPVPLRAQALTMPDLKIMLPTRAGKFDSDLVESGPPAMLTDQGIRLVYNSRNDPAFGDKTLPLGTYTASQALFDQNDPTHLLQRLDTYFIRPERPYETTGQVNQVVFLEGLARFQGRWLLYYGTADSKIAVAARPVE; encoded by the coding sequence ATGCCCACCCACCACGCGCGAAACTTAGCTGCGGCCGCTACCCTGGCCCTGGCGGCCCTGCTGGGCTGCACCAAGGCAGATAGCTCGCAGGCCACTGCCGCCGTTACCTCCACCAGTTGGCCGCTCCTCGGCTTCGTAAAGGCCGACAGCCTTAACCCCATCATGGGTCCCAGCGCGGTCGGGGTTTTCCTCGACCCCATCTTGAAACAGCCCGTGCACTGGGAGGAAAAGGACGTGTTTAACCCCGCCGTGGTGGTGAAGGACAACAAAGTGTACATGCTGTACCGGGCCGAAAACCTGGTGGGCACGATTGGTAAAGCCTCGCGTATTGGCCTGGCCGTCAGCACCGATGGGCTGCACTTCGTTCGCCAGCTGCAGCCGGTGCTCTACCCCGATAACGATGCCCAGAAGAAGTATGAGTGGCCCGGTGGCACCGAGGACCCGCGCGTGGTGGAAGGCGACGACCACCGCTACTACATGACCTACACGGCCTACGATGGCACCCTGGCCCGCCTGCACGTAGCTACCTCACCCGACCTGGTGCACTGGACCAAGTACGGTAATGCATTTGCCCAAGCCTACGGAGGTAAGTACCTGGATAAGTGGAGCAAATCGGGCTCCATCGTGTCGCGCTACGAAGACGACGGCCGCATTGTAGCCGCCAAAATCAACGGCAAGTACTGGATGTACTGGGGCGATGCCCAAATCTGGCTAGCTACCTCCGACGACCTTATTCACTGGACACCGGTGGAGATGGCCGCCGGCGAAAAGCCGCCCGTGCCCCTGCGCGCCCAGGCCCTGACCATGCCTGATTTGAAGATTATGCTGCCTACCCGCGCCGGCAAGTTCGATAGCGACCTGGTGGAGTCGGGCCCGCCGGCTATGCTCACCGACCAGGGCATCCGGCTGGTATACAACAGCCGCAACGACCCCGCCTTCGGCGATAAAACCCTGCCTCTGGGCACCTACACTGCCAGCCAGGCGCTGTTTGACCAAAACGACCCGACCCACTTGCTCCAGCGCCTCGACACGTATTTCATCCGCCCCGAGCGCCCCTACGAAACCACGGGCCAGGTCAACCAGGTGGTTTTTCTGGAGGGGCTGGCGCGCTTCCAGGGCCGGTGGCTGCTCTACTACGGCACCGCCGACTCCAAGATTGCGGTGGCCGCCCGGCCAGTGGAGTAG
- a CDS encoding LamG domain-containing protein yields MKKQRFYLLLLSLLTLGTLSVISSCSKNSDPVAPVVVINKTQLTATIDSVNAIYNAAAEGTKPGSYAVGSKATLKTSIDLATTTKNDAAATQAAVNTALANLRRAAVAFQNSLIQEVSAANLVAQWKFNGNANDATANGNNGTLKTGPNGPATAPGDGGVLPMLVPDRFGVANQAYDFENGAYIEVPYKVALNPQAVTVSVWCKRTDSHADNYMVSLNRWTGYKFQLQSFSKPFLTVTTTVATADKDDDSGIVPLNTWTHVVASYVDGTMKFYIGGKLIKTYTDVMGAMKVVPQPVNLCLGQQLPKDIYNSVPTGGQAADYFQYYGAAFFVGQLDDIRIYNRALTDAEVSSIYTIESTQ; encoded by the coding sequence ACAGTGACCCGGTGGCCCCGGTCGTGGTCATTAATAAAACCCAGCTCACGGCCACGATTGACTCGGTGAATGCCATCTACAATGCCGCTGCGGAGGGTACCAAGCCCGGCTCCTACGCCGTCGGCTCGAAGGCAACCCTGAAAACGTCGATTGACCTGGCCACGACTACTAAGAACGACGCGGCCGCCACCCAGGCGGCCGTGAATACGGCGCTGGCCAACCTGCGCCGGGCCGCCGTGGCCTTCCAAAATAGCCTCATTCAGGAAGTGTCGGCGGCTAACCTGGTGGCGCAGTGGAAGTTTAATGGCAACGCCAACGACGCGACGGCCAACGGCAACAACGGCACGCTCAAAACCGGCCCCAACGGCCCGGCCACCGCGCCCGGCGACGGCGGGGTGTTGCCGATGCTGGTGCCCGACCGCTTCGGGGTAGCCAACCAGGCGTACGATTTTGAGAATGGGGCTTACATTGAGGTGCCGTACAAGGTGGCGCTCAACCCGCAGGCCGTTACGGTGAGCGTGTGGTGCAAGCGCACCGACAGCCACGCCGACAACTATATGGTGTCGCTGAACCGGTGGACGGGATATAAGTTTCAATTACAGTCTTTTAGCAAGCCCTTCCTGACCGTGACCACCACCGTGGCTACCGCCGATAAGGACGACGACTCGGGCATCGTGCCCCTCAATACCTGGACCCACGTGGTGGCTTCCTACGTCGATGGCACCATGAAATTCTACATCGGCGGCAAGCTGATAAAAACCTATACCGACGTGATGGGAGCCATGAAAGTAGTGCCCCAGCCCGTGAACCTGTGCCTGGGCCAGCAGCTGCCCAAGGATATCTACAACAGCGTGCCCACCGGGGGCCAGGCCGCCGACTATTTTCAGTACTACGGCGCGGCCTTTTTCGTGGGCCAGCTCGACGATATCCGCATTTACAACCGCGCCCTGACCGATGCGGAGGTCAGCTCCATTTACACCATCGAGAGTACGCAGTAA
- a CDS encoding DUF433 domain-containing protein, translated as MSDALQELYASQAAYRLPLYTVQQAAHLTGLPLKTTARWAAAETGLLVRQPGKAGLSFLNLVELHVLAAIRRLHRVPLGKVRQAVQFVRRSAGTDYPLAEQQFETDGVDLFIRELDVLINASRHGQVAIRELVAAYLQRIERDATGFPLRLYPLYRADAETAADVSQSPMLIAVDPTISFGRPVLATSGIAVDIVVSRYRAGDSIRDLVADYNLTEAAIEEALRYELGAAA; from the coding sequence ATGTCTGACGCGCTTCAAGAACTGTATGCCAGCCAAGCCGCTTACCGGCTGCCGCTGTACACGGTGCAGCAGGCCGCGCATTTAACGGGGCTTCCGCTGAAAACTACGGCCCGGTGGGCGGCGGCTGAGACGGGCCTACTGGTGCGGCAGCCGGGCAAAGCCGGCTTATCCTTTCTAAACCTGGTGGAGCTGCACGTGCTGGCTGCCATTCGGCGCTTGCACCGCGTGCCGCTGGGCAAAGTTCGCCAAGCGGTGCAGTTCGTGCGCAGGAGCGCGGGTACTGACTACCCCCTGGCCGAGCAGCAGTTTGAAACCGATGGCGTTGACTTATTCATCCGCGAGTTAGACGTGCTTATCAATGCTTCGCGGCACGGGCAGGTAGCTATTCGGGAATTGGTAGCCGCTTATTTACAGCGGATTGAGCGCGACGCGACTGGTTTTCCACTTCGCCTCTACCCCCTCTACCGGGCCGATGCGGAAACCGCGGCTGACGTTAGCCAATCCCCCATGCTGATAGCGGTAGACCCTACCATTTCGTTTGGAAGGCCGGTACTGGCCACTTCCGGCATCGCGGTTGATATTGTTGTTTCGCGCTACCGGGCTGGCGATTCCATCCGCGATTTAGTGGCCGACTACAACCTAACGGAAGCGGCTATTGAGGAGGCTTTGCGCTATGAGCTTGGAGCAGCTGCCTGA
- the fabF gene encoding beta-ketoacyl-ACP synthase II yields MNVRRVVVTGLGAITPLGSTAPTYWEGLKNGVSGAAPITRFDAAKFKTRFACEVKDYNPDAYFDRKEGRKMDLFTQFAVIAADEAIADAGLLTGGVDKDRVGVIWGSGIGGLKSLQEECFQFERGDGTPRYSPFFIPRMIADSSSGNISIKNGFRGPNFVTTSACASSNDALIAAFNNIRLGLADAIVTGGSEAAITESGVGGFNALKAMSERNDDPATASRPYDKDRDGFVLGEGAGALVLEEYEHAKARGVKIYCEVIGGGMSSDAYHITAPDPSGSGVVLVMRNALRDAGIQPEDVDYINTHGTSTPLGDGAEIKAIETVFGEHATKLNISSTKSMTGHLLGGAGGIEAVASILAMQYGLVPPTINLHTPDPEINQALNFTPNVAQKRNVRVAMSNTFGFGGHNTSVIFRKLSE; encoded by the coding sequence ATGAATGTTCGCCGCGTTGTCGTAACCGGCCTGGGGGCCATTACCCCGCTGGGCAGTACCGCCCCCACCTACTGGGAGGGGCTCAAAAACGGCGTGAGTGGGGCCGCGCCCATCACCCGCTTCGATGCGGCTAAGTTTAAAACCCGCTTCGCCTGCGAGGTTAAAGACTACAACCCGGACGCCTACTTCGACCGCAAGGAAGGCCGTAAGATGGACCTATTCACGCAGTTCGCCGTCATTGCTGCCGACGAGGCCATCGCCGACGCGGGCCTACTGACGGGCGGGGTAGATAAGGACCGCGTGGGCGTTATCTGGGGCTCGGGCATTGGGGGGCTGAAGTCGTTGCAGGAAGAATGCTTCCAGTTTGAGCGCGGCGATGGCACGCCCCGCTACTCGCCCTTCTTCATCCCACGCATGATTGCCGACTCGTCGTCGGGCAATATTTCCATTAAGAACGGCTTTCGCGGCCCCAATTTCGTCACCACCTCGGCCTGCGCCTCGTCTAATGACGCGCTCATTGCCGCCTTCAATAATATCCGCCTTGGGCTGGCCGATGCCATTGTCACCGGCGGCTCGGAGGCGGCCATCACCGAATCGGGGGTAGGCGGCTTCAACGCGCTCAAGGCCATGAGTGAGCGCAACGACGACCCGGCCACCGCCTCGCGGCCCTACGACAAGGACCGCGATGGCTTCGTGCTGGGCGAAGGCGCGGGCGCGCTGGTACTCGAAGAATACGAGCACGCCAAAGCCCGCGGGGTAAAAATCTACTGCGAGGTTATCGGCGGCGGCATGTCGTCGGATGCCTACCACATCACGGCTCCCGACCCCAGCGGCTCGGGCGTGGTGCTGGTGATGCGCAACGCCCTGCGCGATGCTGGCATTCAGCCCGAGGACGTGGACTACATCAACACCCACGGCACGAGCACGCCGCTCGGCGACGGGGCCGAGATTAAGGCCATCGAAACCGTATTCGGCGAGCACGCCACCAAGCTCAATATTTCCTCTACCAAGAGCATGACCGGCCATCTACTGGGCGGCGCGGGCGGCATTGAGGCAGTGGCGAGTATTCTGGCCATGCAGTACGGCCTAGTGCCGCCCACCATCAACTTGCACACGCCCGACCCGGAAATCAATCAGGCCCTGAATTTTACGCCCAATGTGGCGCAGAAACGCAACGTGCGGGTAGCCATGAGCAATACGTTTGGCTTCGGCGGGCACAATACGTCGGTTATTTTTCGTAAGCTGAGCGAGTAG
- the pyk gene encoding pyruvate kinase, with protein sequence MEPSTVSFNKTKIVATVGPASNTYERLGMLIREGVDVFRLNFSHGAHDEHLSVINTVRRLNKDLRTNVGLLQDLQGPKIRLGEVEGGSVEIKRGDKIKLVCGEKETSTATRLSTIYMGLARDVKPGDQILIDDGKIELKVLATDRDHEVDVEVIYGGTVKPRKGINLPDSDVSAPSMTEKDIEDLHFGLANDVDWVALSFARKADDIRFIKKLIAEAGKTTRVIAKIETPDGLRNIDEIIAITDAVMVARGDLGVEVKMEEVPMAQKMIIEKCNKAGKPVIVATQMMESMITAPRPTRAETSDVANAVIDGTDAVMLSAETAVGAYPAEVIRSMVATIVSVESRSPKLFNKWWPVDATAPTFIVDSILSAACHLAKNTGAKALAGLTHEGYTAFELSKYRPKAAIFIFTDNRPLLTVLSLVWGVRGFYYDRFNSTDATIVDIRHVLVTTGHLKEGDVFVTTGTMPITERGRANMVKVTVA encoded by the coding sequence ATGGAACCATCCACCGTCTCCTTCAACAAGACTAAAATCGTGGCCACGGTTGGGCCCGCCTCCAATACCTACGAGCGCCTGGGGATGCTCATCCGTGAGGGGGTAGACGTATTTCGGCTCAACTTCTCGCACGGCGCGCACGACGAGCACCTGTCCGTTATTAACACCGTGCGCCGCCTGAATAAGGACCTGCGCACCAACGTGGGCCTGCTGCAAGATTTGCAGGGACCAAAAATCCGGCTGGGTGAGGTAGAGGGCGGCAGCGTCGAAATCAAGCGCGGCGATAAAATCAAGCTGGTGTGCGGCGAGAAGGAAACCAGCACCGCTACCCGCCTGAGCACGATTTATATGGGCCTGGCCCGCGACGTGAAGCCCGGCGACCAGATTCTGATTGACGACGGCAAGATTGAGTTGAAAGTGCTGGCCACCGACCGCGACCACGAAGTGGACGTGGAGGTGATATACGGCGGCACGGTGAAACCCCGCAAAGGCATCAACCTGCCTGACTCGGATGTTTCGGCCCCCAGCATGACGGAGAAGGACATTGAGGACCTGCACTTTGGCTTGGCTAACGACGTGGACTGGGTGGCACTGAGCTTCGCCCGCAAGGCCGACGACATTCGCTTTATCAAGAAACTGATTGCCGAGGCGGGCAAAACCACCCGCGTTATCGCCAAGATTGAAACGCCCGACGGCCTGCGCAATATTGACGAGATTATCGCCATCACCGATGCCGTGATGGTGGCCCGCGGCGACCTCGGCGTGGAGGTGAAGATGGAGGAGGTGCCGATGGCGCAGAAAATGATTATCGAGAAGTGCAACAAGGCCGGTAAGCCCGTTATCGTGGCCACCCAGATGATGGAGAGCATGATAACGGCCCCGCGCCCGACCCGCGCCGAAACCAGCGATGTAGCCAATGCCGTAATTGACGGTACCGACGCGGTGATGCTCTCGGCCGAAACCGCCGTGGGGGCCTACCCCGCCGAAGTTATCCGCTCGATGGTGGCCACCATCGTGAGCGTGGAAAGCCGCAGCCCCAAGCTGTTCAATAAGTGGTGGCCGGTAGACGCTACCGCCCCCACGTTTATCGTCGATAGCATCTTGTCGGCTGCGTGCCACCTGGCCAAAAACACGGGGGCTAAGGCCCTGGCCGGCCTCACGCACGAAGGCTACACGGCCTTCGAGCTGTCCAAATACCGTCCCAAAGCCGCTATTTTTATCTTCACCGACAACCGGCCGCTACTCACCGTGCTTAGCTTGGTGTGGGGCGTGCGCGGCTTCTACTACGACCGCTTCAACAGCACCGACGCTACCATCGTGGATATCCGCCACGTGCTCGTAACCACCGGGCACCTCAAGGAAGGCGACGTATTCGTGACTACCGGCACCATGCCCATCACTGAGCGCGGCCGCGCCAACATGGTGAAAGTAACCGTCGCTTAG
- a CDS encoding IPExxxVDY family protein, producing the protein MKTLTLEAEYDCDFALYGLVSGTRDYTLAWSLNRGLRLRLLRQPDYVLNLVQQGALAFSYYLYGTDVLTLRLLRNRAALPSVLAKPYLAPDIREYDYLLQVCGGADELAGTELLDRLTALPVVQYASELDPYELKYKENLIF; encoded by the coding sequence ATGAAAACCCTAACGCTAGAGGCCGAGTACGACTGCGACTTCGCATTATACGGCCTGGTTTCCGGCACCCGCGATTACACGCTGGCCTGGAGCCTCAACCGCGGCCTGCGCCTGCGCCTGCTGCGCCAGCCCGACTATGTGCTGAACTTAGTGCAGCAGGGCGCGCTAGCCTTCAGCTATTACCTCTACGGCACGGATGTCCTTACCTTGCGGCTGCTGCGCAACCGGGCGGCCTTGCCTTCGGTGCTGGCCAAGCCGTATCTGGCCCCCGATATTCGGGAGTACGACTACTTGCTGCAAGTGTGTGGTGGGGCCGACGAGCTAGCTGGCACCGAGCTGCTCGACCGCCTCACGGCCCTACCGGTGGTGCAGTACGCCAGCGAGCTGGACCCCTACGAACTGAAATACAAAGAGAACCTGATTTTTTGA
- a CDS encoding acyl carrier protein, producing MSEIAEKVKAIIIDKLGVEASEVTPEASFTNDLGADSLDTVELIMEFEKEFNVSIPDDQAENIQTVGQAVSYLEEHAK from the coding sequence ATGTCTGAAATCGCCGAAAAAGTAAAAGCCATCATTATCGATAAGCTGGGTGTTGAAGCCTCGGAAGTAACCCCGGAAGCCAGCTTCACCAACGACCTGGGTGCCGATTCACTCGACACCGTGGAGCTGATTATGGAATTCGAGAAAGAATTCAACGTCAGCATCCCCGACGACCAGGCCGAGAACATCCAGACCGTGGGCCAGGCGGTGAGCTACCTCGAAGAACACGCCAAATAG
- the rnc gene encoding ribonuclease III, whose protein sequence is MPLPLFGLFRRLLGSDKQFRQAVAIVIGQNPDNTRLYQLAFTHSSVVRAEPGAGRHQSNERLEFLGDAVLGTVVAEYLFKKFPHEQEGFLTETRSRIVNRESLNAIALKMGLDKLVQLDSAQSRVARSRSVNGNALEALVGAVYLDLGYKAARKFVLKGLIKPFVDVNKLTTTTSNYKSKLIEWAQRRGKEVRYEISGEPRPGGVMEFTATVLLGDEVVATGMGLNKKQAEQLAAERALVALGA, encoded by the coding sequence ATGCCCCTACCCCTCTTTGGCTTGTTCAGGCGGCTGCTGGGCAGCGACAAGCAGTTTCGGCAGGCCGTGGCTATCGTCATCGGCCAAAACCCGGATAATACCCGGCTCTACCAGTTGGCGTTCACGCACTCGTCGGTGGTGCGGGCCGAGCCGGGGGCGGGCCGCCACCAAAGCAACGAGCGGCTGGAATTTCTGGGCGATGCCGTGCTGGGCACGGTGGTAGCCGAGTATTTATTTAAAAAATTTCCTCACGAGCAGGAGGGTTTCCTGACCGAGACGCGCTCGCGCATCGTCAACCGCGAAAGCCTGAACGCCATCGCCCTCAAAATGGGCCTCGACAAGCTGGTGCAGCTCGATTCGGCGCAGAGCCGGGTGGCCCGCTCACGCTCCGTGAATGGCAACGCGCTGGAGGCGCTGGTGGGCGCGGTGTACCTGGATTTGGGCTACAAGGCCGCCCGCAAGTTTGTGCTCAAGGGCTTGATAAAGCCCTTCGTGGACGTTAATAAACTAACTACCACGACTTCCAACTATAAAAGCAAGCTCATTGAGTGGGCGCAGCGGCGGGGTAAGGAGGTGCGCTACGAAATCAGCGGCGAGCCCCGGCCGGGCGGCGTCATGGAGTTTACGGCTACCGTGCTGCTGGGCGATGAGGTAGTGGCCACTGGCATGGGCCTCAATAAAAAGCAGGCCGAACAGCTGGCCGCCGAGCGGGCCTTAGTTGCGCTGGGGGCGTGA
- the lgt gene encoding prolipoprotein diacylglyceryl transferase: MTASLAYITWTADPIIAHLGPLLLRWYGVLFAAGFVISSFVITDMFKKEDVRPYWVDVLTFYMVVATVLGARLGHVFFYDWPSYSAHPWEILKIWHGGLASHGATIGILLAVYVFSVRNKFDYLWVLDRIVIVVAIAGACIRLGNLMNSEIVGKPTDMPWAFVFPLDTEHLQAPVTPLPPGAALVQRSRLASGEEHTEVLPVGTAPAPTMEMAVPRHPTQIYESLFCVFLFVLLYSLWNKYRARTPRGLLFGLFVVLLFTFRILVEYLKENQVSQETGIIAQYHLNIGQLLSIPFILIGLWVLLRAGKDPKNPYGYAPRDLAEEEAALKVKG, encoded by the coding sequence ATGACCGCCTCGCTCGCTTATATTACCTGGACCGCCGACCCCATCATTGCCCACCTGGGGCCGCTGCTGCTGCGCTGGTACGGGGTGCTGTTTGCGGCGGGCTTCGTTATCAGCTCGTTTGTCATCACCGACATGTTTAAGAAAGAGGACGTGCGGCCCTACTGGGTCGATGTCCTCACGTTTTACATGGTGGTGGCCACGGTGCTAGGGGCACGGCTGGGCCACGTTTTCTTCTACGACTGGCCTTCGTACAGCGCGCATCCGTGGGAGATTCTCAAAATCTGGCACGGCGGGCTGGCCTCGCACGGGGCCACGATTGGCATTTTGCTGGCGGTGTACGTTTTTAGCGTGCGCAATAAGTTTGATTATCTCTGGGTGCTCGACCGCATTGTGATTGTGGTAGCCATCGCCGGAGCCTGCATCCGGCTGGGCAATTTGATGAACTCCGAAATTGTGGGCAAGCCCACCGATATGCCCTGGGCCTTCGTGTTTCCGCTCGATACCGAGCACCTGCAAGCGCCCGTCACGCCCCTACCCCCCGGCGCGGCGCTGGTGCAGCGCAGCCGCCTGGCCAGTGGCGAGGAGCACACCGAGGTTTTGCCCGTCGGCACCGCCCCTGCCCCCACAATGGAGATGGCCGTACCGCGCCACCCTACCCAGATTTACGAGTCGCTGTTCTGCGTATTCCTGTTCGTGCTGCTCTATAGTCTGTGGAATAAGTACCGGGCGCGCACGCCCCGCGGCCTACTCTTCGGGCTGTTCGTGGTGCTGCTTTTCACCTTCCGCATTTTGGTGGAGTATTTGAAAGAAAATCAGGTGTCGCAGGAAACGGGCATCATCGCGCAGTACCACCTCAACATTGGGCAGCTGCTGAGTATCCCGTTTATTCTCATTGGCTTGTGGGTGCTGCTGCGCGCCGGCAAAGACCCGAAAAATCCCTACGGCTACGCCCCGCGCGACTTGGCCGAGGAAGAGGCAGCACTAAAAGTTAAGGGTTAA
- the nadE gene encoding NAD(+) synthase: MRIAGAALNQIPFDWAHNIQNISTAIEQAKSEGVGLLCLPELCLTGYNCEDLFLSDWLPASALAHLQKIRPLTEGICVVVGLPVRLAHRTYNTAAVLRDGQILGFAAKQFLANDGVHYETRFFAPWPAGETTTVTLEGESWPLGDLTFEHLGVRFGFEICEDAWRADDVRPACRLAGKVDLIINPSASHFAMSKTDLRYKLVLNASRKFACTYLYANLLGNEAGRIIYDGEILIARNGHLLKRNQLLSFKAVDLEWADVDFATPLAVADVIVPLPEPDEYRELNQAMSLGLFDYLRKARSRGFVLSLSGGADSCFCAVGVAEMVRLGVEELGVEEFKRRSGAFDEAKKDVVQTGAGGPAEQVVVEPVAPTPSLTANQELVNHLLTCAYQGTVNSSDDTFNSAKELAESIGARFFDWTIDDEVRGYVGKIEGALGRELTWQTDDLALQNIQARVRAPGIWLLANVQNCLLLTTSNRSEASVGYCTMDGDTAGSISPIAGVDKYFVKKWLCWAETELGYAALRHVNALQPTAELRPLADNQTDERDLMPYPLLNRIERLAFYDRLAPAAVLAQLVAEDPHADPDQLRTYVRRFYTLWSRNQWKRERYAPSFHLDDYNVDPRSWLRFPILSGGFGEELAGL; the protein is encoded by the coding sequence ATGCGTATCGCCGGAGCCGCTCTCAACCAGATTCCTTTCGATTGGGCGCATAATATTCAGAATATCAGCACCGCCATTGAGCAGGCCAAAAGCGAGGGGGTAGGGCTGCTGTGCTTGCCCGAGCTGTGCCTGACGGGCTACAACTGCGAGGATTTATTTCTGAGCGACTGGCTGCCGGCCTCGGCGCTGGCGCATTTGCAAAAAATCCGGCCGCTGACGGAGGGTATTTGCGTGGTGGTGGGGCTGCCGGTGCGGCTGGCGCACCGCACGTATAACACGGCCGCCGTGCTGCGCGACGGGCAGATTCTAGGCTTCGCAGCCAAGCAGTTTCTGGCCAATGACGGGGTGCATTACGAAACGCGCTTTTTTGCGCCGTGGCCGGCAGGCGAGACGACGACGGTAACGTTGGAGGGCGAAAGCTGGCCGCTGGGCGACCTCACGTTTGAGCATTTGGGCGTGCGGTTTGGGTTTGAAATCTGCGAGGATGCCTGGCGGGCGGACGACGTGCGGCCCGCCTGCCGCCTGGCGGGCAAGGTCGATTTGATTATTAATCCCTCGGCCAGTCACTTTGCGATGAGCAAAACGGATTTGCGCTATAAGCTGGTGCTTAACGCTTCGCGTAAGTTTGCCTGCACCTACCTCTACGCCAATTTGCTAGGAAACGAGGCGGGCCGCATTATTTATGACGGCGAGATTCTGATTGCCCGCAACGGCCATTTGCTCAAGCGCAACCAGCTCTTGAGCTTCAAGGCCGTGGACCTAGAGTGGGCCGATGTGGATTTTGCTACCCCCCTCGCAGTGGCCGATGTCATCGTACCGCTGCCCGAGCCCGACGAGTACCGCGAGCTGAACCAGGCCATGAGCCTGGGTTTGTTCGATTACCTGCGCAAGGCGCGCAGCCGCGGCTTCGTGCTGAGTTTGAGCGGCGGGGCAGATTCGTGCTTCTGCGCCGTGGGCGTGGCCGAAATGGTGCGCCTGGGCGTGGAAGAGCTGGGCGTGGAAGAATTTAAGCGCCGTAGCGGGGCCTTCGACGAGGCCAAAAAAGACGTGGTGCAGACCGGCGCGGGCGGCCCGGCGGAGCAAGTGGTAGTGGAGCCAGTGGCCCCTACCCCCTCCCTTACGGCCAATCAGGAGTTGGTCAACCACCTGCTGACCTGCGCCTACCAGGGCACGGTCAATTCCTCCGACGATACGTTTAATTCGGCTAAAGAATTAGCGGAAAGCATTGGGGCGCGGTTTTTTGACTGGACGATTGACGACGAGGTGCGCGGCTACGTGGGCAAGATTGAGGGCGCGCTGGGCCGCGAATTGACTTGGCAAACCGACGACCTGGCGCTGCAAAATATTCAGGCGCGGGTACGCGCGCCCGGCATCTGGCTGCTGGCCAACGTACAGAACTGCCTGCTGCTCACCACGAGTAACCGCTCGGAGGCCAGCGTGGGCTACTGCACGATGGACGGCGACACGGCGGGCAGCATCTCGCCCATTGCGGGCGTGGATAAGTACTTCGTGAAGAAGTGGTTGTGCTGGGCCGAAACCGAGCTGGGCTACGCCGCCCTGCGCCACGTGAATGCCCTGCAACCCACCGCCGAGCTGCGCCCGCTGGCCGATAACCAGACCGACGAGCGCGACCTCATGCCCTACCCCCTGCTTAACCGCATTGAGCGCCTAGCCTTCTACGACCGCCTGGCCCCCGCCGCCGTGCTGGCCCAGCTCGTGGCCGAAGACCCCCACGCCGACCCCGACCAGCTGCGCACCTACGTGCGGCGCTTCTACACCCTCTGGAGCCGCAACCAATGGAAGCGCGAGCGCTACGCGCCTAGCTTCCACCTCGATGACTACAACGTGGACCCGCGCTCGTGGCTGCGCTTCCCCATCCTCAGCGGCGGCTTTGGGGAGGAGCTGGCGGGGTTGTAG